Sequence from the Toxoplasma gondii ME49 chromosome Ib, whole genome shotgun sequence genome:
TCccttctgcgcctttctcCCTGAACCTACAGTCTGTTTGTCGCGCTCCTTCCTTCGTCGCAAGTGGGCGGTCCGCGCGCTTTGCTCGCCGGTGCGACTTCATCGTTTTCAGACGGAAGGACGCCAGTGTCGATCGACGAAGGAAAGCGGGAGCTCCAGCTTCTCTGTGCCGCTTCACTTCGCCGTTCCCTCCGGtgccctttcttcttctgcgcttttctttcgcgcgCGTCCGCCACCCGCGGCTCCTCCcgcctgccttcttcgcgcagTGAGGATGGAGAGAGGTCAGATGCTAGAGCCTAAGGAGACTGCGAAGGCGCTCAGCGCAACCAGCAGTGGATACTACTCCGACCATGTCGACCAGAACGAGCAAGTTCGCCTCCTCAACCGACTCGCCAACGCGGAGGGAAGCTCGCAGGTGAGCAGCAGCAACaggggggagaggaggattgacggagaggaggaaggcagtgaggcggagggaggagaagcctggcgaggagcagagcaccgagaggaagggagaagagagaagaagacagatcgaggagaaaacggctgagggacaaaagagagaaaacagacgaggagggggaagcgagagagaagaaaaaataaaggaaatgagagaaagagactggGGGAGAAGCAATGATGGTCGAGGGAGGAGATTTAGGAAAGGACGgggagatagagagaaagaggggagaaagagagttaaGAATGGTCGAGCGGATGGGTGCTTCTTCGGTGTCCTCCTCGACTGTTGCTTTTTGCATCTTCTTTGTCGTCCGTCACATTGCGCTGTGTTGtgttgtcttctttttctcgagtgAGAGGGCAGGCGAATGACGACGAGGCGGTCGGATGCTCGTTCCGCTTTGAGAGAGTTTTCGGAGGATCTGTTTGGTGTGAAGGATTTATGTTTCAGTATAAATTAAGCAAAACAGGTAGAGCTTTCTTAGCAAGCGtccttcgttcctctcctacCTGTCTACTGGCGCgttccgtctgtctctttctagGTCAAACAAGATGCAGTGTTGGCCAATCCGCCAGACTGGAAGACCCTGGAGAAAGCGGGCGTCCTGCCTGCAGGCCTCTCGGCTGTTTTGTCGAAAATCaatcctctctgtctcgacgAATTCGCAGAAATGCTCGCGGCTGTAAGACTTTTTCGCTTGATTCTTTCGCGCGTCTCGGCCCGGTCGCTGTGGCCTCCGCGGCGCCACTCTGGcgctgtgtgtgtctggTCCTTTCCTCGCAGACGCGTTTTGTCTTCAACTCATGCGTTGTAGCTGAGCTTCGGAGACAGTTGCCGGAAGTTTCCACCGAAGATGTCCGCCTACAGGCCCACTGCATCTGTCtttggagagaaacagtgtGAATGTGACGATGTCGATTCGTGGATGTAGACAAGAGAGCGACGTGTAGGTACAGTGCGCTGCGTAGCCAACAGTGAGATGGAGATACGGGAGCGACTCATAAACGTTTAACGAGGAAGAGCTTGCTGGAGTCGTTGCtggttcttttttctctgcatgcttcGTTGGGACTCCGGTGAGTGTTCATTGAGGAGCGTTCGATGTGAAGGAGCGGCATGTTCCGTCTTGTTTTGCAGCGTCTTTCCTGCCTTCGAAGTTTCGTTTCCGTAGCCAGCGGAACGTCGCCACTgtcccctctctcgcttttgtCAACAGTCAGAAGGacgcgttctcctcctcccctcttcACTTTGCAAGGCGCTTTTTCGTTCGcgtttcttgttctttcctcaGGATCCGGACCTCGTTCGCgccctcgtcgctctcgtgCGGCTGGAAGGAAACCTCCACACGGTGCAGTACGTCTTGACAGTCCTCTGCGAGGTAGTCAGAGGTGAGACCCGACGAGGGAATTCCCCCAGGAAAAACTTCCGTTTTGCCAAACACACACCGAGACTTTACGTAACTGTTGCGTCCATATACAAACGcatgtatatctatctgCAAATCACgtacatgtatatagatatatatgtgtatatatgcgtatcGGTAAATCGCCAGATGCTGATCTACATCTGCATGTACAGCTGTATATCCATATATGCTCATCGGTGTTCAACGACAATCGTTGTCATATCGATATATATCTATAGATGTCTCGAACTACATCTGCCTGTGTCAATATATTcatatctatctgtatctgtctATATGTGATATGTGTCTGTGGCTCTGTAGAAGTAGTTGTAAATCAGTACGTAGATATGTATGGTACTGTCTAAAGCAGTTATTCAGTATTTTTTGACGTATCTTAAGTCTTTTTACCGTTACGAGTTCACTGTTCTCGGGTCGCGTCGTTGCAACTCAAAGAGCCAttcggcggagacagaactgGACGATCGTAAATGGTCTCTCCAGCtcccgttttcctctgcgtgGCTTATGCTGgtgtcctttctcttctttctcgctttcttcttgctcgtccgcttcttctttctcgtccgcttcttctttcttgaagatggcgcttctcgtcttctcgcacTCCAGTTCGACCTCCTCGCCGCCAGCGCCTCCTCCGTGCTAcgctctgcgtctgccgGATGTttgtctccatctctctcctACTTTCTCCGAATGTTTCCAGTGGTCTCTCGTTGGCTGTGTCTCcgagcgtcttctctgtccctgTCCAGCTTTTTTccagtctcttctcgtcgtcatttttctgtcttttcgaCTGTCGAGCCCCGCAGACGACAGCAGCAAGTACGAGGCGTTGTGCTCAGCTGTGGCAGACAGCGAAGTTTTCGAGGCGTTTCGTCAGCTGCTGGAAGTCGCAAACCTGGACTCTTATACAGCCGACCGAGcagcctttctcctctctggacTCATGTGGTGAGGGCGTACATCCAACCCAGCGGTTTGATGAAGACGAAAACATGCAGTTTCCTTCGCAGGCGTTTTTCACCTCCGTGCGTTTTTGAAAGCGTTTTTCGCGCCTGTGCGAAGAGGTGGACGGAGCGTCTCGAGTGGAATCTCCAGAGGCGTTTGAACTGCTTCGCAGCATTCAATGAAGAGACGAATGAGTAGACACTGAACAGtcaagaaaggaagaaagtaGAGAAGGGAGACCAGAAGCCACGGCCTTCTCGAAAGCGTGATGTATCGTCAAGCTCCTAGCCTGCTTTCCTTTACGACTGTCCGGCTAGTCACCCGTCACTGCTTCGAAGTAATCTTTCGTCGCAATGCTTGAAATGTTCTTCACGGCGCCGAACGGCGCTCGTATCGATATGGAACGAGGAGAACCTGGCAGTTCTCTGGTGGTAAAGTGGACAGAACGGAGACTCTCCAACGTGTGGAGGTCCCTGTGCTCCCCAATATCCATGCATTGGGAtttgtctgctttctcctgtcttcccTCGCGTCCGTTGCcgttccttgtcttctttcgcgctTCGCGAGCTCCACACTGGTCTCGCTGGTGTAGGCCGTGAAGAGGACTCTCCATGTTAGGGGACCTCTTATCCCCGGCATGCACGGAGACAAGTCCGTTCCCCAACCGGGAGATCGACTGGTAAAACAGCGCGAGAGAACTTCGATCCGGCAAACAAAGACCTGCAAGCTGTACTCCACTCGGAGACTATAAatttacatgcatatacatatacatatacaaacataGAAATGTATATGTACGAAACTTCCGGAACGAGAACTGTTTTGTAAGGGAGCGTTTGGAGGGAAATACGTGCATGTCCTTTTAAAAAGTGAGTCAACTTTTTCATGGGTGTTTATGATTTCGACGAGTGCAGCGctttgcctgtctcctttcagTCGAGCTCGCTCGGGGACTTTTTCCGACAGTCAGGTGGAGTACTTGGTTCAAGGTCTTCTCCACGGTCGCGCGGCCAACAAGTTTCTCCTCAGCGAAGGTGGTCGCCTGGACGCGTTTGTCAATCTGCTGAAAATCGGTGAGGCTCAGAAGAAAATTCGAGGGgaatctgcatgcaagagcAGTGCGGAAGGATGCGTATAGACGGCAGCACAGAGGCCGCGAGACGCTGGCGCAGAACCTCCCTATCCATTGGAACGTCTTCTTTGATTTTTCAAGTGAAGTTCGCCTGTTTTCAAGATGCTCTCACAGACctttcttgcatgcatgttggTTTATATTGCGAAAATACACACACTGATGAATCGATATCTTGTCTGGGTTTACGGTTGCGAGgccagagggaagaaacgcgtgcGAAGCTGCCAGAGAGAACGGCGGATGCGTCGAGAGCAGAGTGGAGCgcacagcgagaaaaagcaaacacACTGCAGCACTGTCGagctgtctcgctctcgtaGTCGGATCtgcaagagaggagagaaagaagctgaCGGCGGCAGTGTcgacagcagaaaaaaagaagacgcaaggACAGCAGATCAAAAGCCAAGGGCCATACACCGCGGGCGCGTGCGACTAAGCGACAAgaacgcgtctctccgttcctgtTCCTGTGCTCCCGCGCCTCCTTGTGTGTGTCGCAGATGGCTACCGACCGATGATTTGGGATTGTCGCGGATTTCCTGAGCTGTAAGGAGTCGTTCTTGTTTTTCAGAGCGCCTCGCGTTCTGTTCGTCCGCACTGGGtgtcgcgtctcctcagTCTCCTCTGTTTGCCGGAGTTGACGCCTCTGTGCGTTGCGCGTCTTCTATCGAGTAGGGCGTCTGAGCGATGAGGGGGGACCTGCGACTCCGGCACCGGCGCGATGTAGATTGTCGACCGTCAACTTCGGTTCGTAGGTTGTCGCCTGTCGAACTCGACAGACGCAGTTGCGGTCCTCAGATTCGTTTgcttgtttgtgtctctgaTTTTCAGCGTCCTGCGGAACTTGTCGCTGACGCTTCCCGCGAGCGTCCTCTACAAAGCGATGTTCTGCGTGTGGCTCCTCACCTTCCACGACGCGTTTCTGCCTCAGCTGAACGAGAAGGGCATTGTTGTCGCCGTGTGCGTAGTGTTGAAAGAGTCCCGCGtcgagaaggtgagagaggagaagcgagctTCGCAGAGGTCGAGCAACGAACACAGGAAGCAACAGCGCTGAAAACGAGCACACTCGCGGGATGGGAGCGatgcgggagagaagagagtgcaCGGAAGAGAGGGCACAGGGGAGAGAGCCAGTGCCTGCTTCAGGACgaacgcgagggagaagaggaggagacagagaggaagaaaagtacagacagagagcggaagagaaggagcgaggcaggaagagaagaaacaaggaagcgagagaggtgaaGCTGGAAACGTCGCAGTTTTAGAGTTTCGTTCAGGCGCCGTAGTGGGCGTGATCCGCCAGTGTGGCATGTCGCGTGTGTCGACGTCATGCAGGGGGGAAGCCAATCGTGAAAGAGGATATCTGTGGTCTTTGTCATGGGGAGTAAATGcacagttttctctcgagctgGATAGTATAGCTCAGCGTCAACGCATGCCGAAATTGGTGCGCTACCTGGCTCGGAAATACTCTTTCGA
This genomic interval carries:
- a CDS encoding vacuolar ATP synthase subunit 54kD, putative (encoded by transcript TGME49_208590), whose product is MERGQMLEPKETAKALSATSSGYYSDHVDQNEQVRLLNRLANAEGSSQVKQDAVLANPPDWKTLEKAGVLPAGLSAVLSKINPLCLDEFAEMLAADPDLVRALVALVRLEGNLHTVQYVLTVLCEVVRDDSSKYEALCSAVADSEVFEAFRQLLEVANLDSYTADRAAFLLSGLMCRARSGTFSDSQVEYLVQGLLHGRAANKFLLSEGGRLDAFVNLLKIDGYRPMIWDCRGFPELVLRNLSLTLPASVLYKAMFCVWLLTFHDAFLPQLNEKGIVVAVCVVLKESRVEKVIRVGLGVLHNLLKCDASVETVIEQNVAQVLALLEFEKWRDGDMYDDIRLATSHLEQKIRQFNNFDRYCHELDKGQLTFSVLHSEKFWRENVMAFENDEFRAIKKLVKLLDTSTDKTTLAVACYDLGEFARLHPAGKKVCQQLKVKDRVMLMISDKDREVAGEALLCIQKLMLNNWQDVAELGK